A section of the Kluyveromyces lactis strain NRRL Y-1140 chromosome F complete sequence genome encodes:
- a CDS encoding uncharacterized protein (similar to uniprot|Q06146 Saccharomyces cerevisiae YLR257W Hypothetical ORF), producing the protein MSEQPSLVGHSVRDIDDSENPDFVPEKMPDFSQLNESVRRLNLKNSSPDDSDQYTSVAELNKEGALLTDDQDVDLDDIIAKGLDDISELKSSLENKKKIKNKKKTKKSSSSGSLSQDFSYSISPVHSGTVDSLVTSTDPIDDNIVAPTAGDLTDGGKSRARSTNKTEKRASVTSDSSHSVIRNSYGEIINDNSERPHLARGDSYQQSVDDLENSASNGRSGRSTSKRFQNDYLRSLSRSLQRDHADHKSVSDDTGVQAQDIYSTTSYSISQRYVENAPHVIRESHEEHTARHPAAPHRN; encoded by the coding sequence ATGAGCGAACAACCGAGTTTAGTGGGTCATTCTGTCCgtgatattgatgataGTGAGAATCCGGACTTCGTTCCAGAAAAAATGCCTGATTTCAGCCAACTGAATGAATCTGTGAGGagattgaatttgaaaaactcTTCTCCTGACGATAGTGACCAATACACTTCTGTTGCAGAATTGAATAAGGAAGGCGCACTTTTGACCGATGATCAGGATGTAGATTTAGATGACATAATTGCCAAAGGATTGGATGACATTAgtgaattgaaatcatctttggagaataagaaaaagattaagaacaaaaaaaagacaaagaagtCTTCTTCGAGTGGCTCCTTATCGCAAGATTTCAGTTACTCAATTTCGCCAGTGCATTCAGGTACCGTAGATTCCCTTGTGACCAGCACTGACCCAATTGACGATAACATTGTTGCTCCTACCGCTGGCGATTTAACTGACGGAGGTAAGTCAAGGGCCAGATCGACAAACAAAACCGAGAAACGAGCTAGTGTTACGTCAGACTCCAGCCATTCAGTGATAAGGAACTCGTATGGTGAGATCATTAATGATAACTCTGAAAGGCCACACTTAGCTCGTGGTGATTCATACCAACAATCAGTAGATGATCTCGAAAATTCTGCTTCCAATGGTAGAAGCGGAAGATCAACCTCTAAAAGATTCCAAAACGACTACTTGCGTTCATTATCTCGTTCATTACAAAGAGATCATGCTGATCACAAAAGTGTTTCAGATGACACGGGCGTGCAAGCCCAAGATATTTATTCGACCACAAGCTATTCTATTTCCCAACGCTATGTGGAAAATGCACCTCATGTGATTCGTGAATCTCACGAGGAGCATACGGCGAGGCATCCTGCAGCCCCCCATAGAAACTAA